Proteins found in one Vagococcus carniphilus genomic segment:
- the opp3C gene encoding oligopeptide ABC transporter permease, with translation MEKIDIQHISEDKFKPISIQDNLDREKISAPSLNFIQDSWRRLKKNKGAVVSLILLGIISILAFGSIFVSPHDPTKQNPKYINLPPKIPGVNIDGFNGTAVVGGKRVDKYEQAKVPENTHFYLGTDGLGRDELSRLLMGTRMSLIIAFVAAFLDLTFGVIYGMISGMKGGKTDNVMQRILEILSGVPNLVVMILMLTVFKPGMMSIILAMIVTGWITMARIVRAQTLKIKDQEYVLAATTLGESKAKIAMKHVLPNISGVIIVQMMFSIPSAIFFEAFLSFIGLGLTPPTASLGTLLNEGYKTFRFLPHLMWAPAITLSVIMICFNLLADGLRDAFDPKMND, from the coding sequence ATGGAAAAAATTGATATTCAACATATTTCAGAAGATAAATTTAAACCAATCTCTATTCAAGATAATTTAGATAGAGAAAAAATTAGTGCCCCTTCTTTAAACTTTATTCAAGATTCTTGGAGACGATTGAAAAAAAATAAAGGTGCAGTTGTTTCACTTATTTTACTAGGAATTATTTCGATTTTAGCGTTTGGCTCAATTTTTGTTTCACCGCATGATCCAACTAAACAAAATCCTAAGTATATCAACTTGCCTCCAAAAATACCCGGTGTTAATATTGACGGATTTAATGGAACAGCAGTAGTTGGTGGGAAACGAGTGGATAAATATGAGCAAGCAAAAGTACCGGAGAATACTCATTTTTATTTAGGGACAGATGGCTTGGGAAGAGATGAGTTATCTAGATTGTTGATGGGAACAAGAATGTCACTTATTATTGCTTTTGTCGCAGCCTTTCTTGATTTAACCTTTGGAGTTATCTACGGGATGATCTCAGGAATGAAGGGCGGTAAAACAGATAATGTGATGCAGCGGATATTAGAGATTTTATCAGGTGTACCAAATTTAGTTGTTATGATTTTAATGTTAACAGTGTTTAAACCAGGTATGATGTCAATTATTTTAGCAATGATTGTAACAGGATGGATTACAATGGCTCGGATTGTCCGTGCACAAACGTTAAAAATAAAAGACCAAGAGTATGTTTTAGCCGCAACAACTTTAGGTGAGTCTAAAGCAAAAATTGCTATGAAACATGTGTTACCAAATATTTCAGGGGTTATTATTGTTCAGATGATGTTTAGTATTCCTTCTGCTATTTTCTTTGAAGCCTTTTTAAGTTTTATCGGTTTAGGGTTAACGCCACCAACAGCTTCTTTAGGAACATTGTTAAATGAAGGATATAAAACATTTAGATTTTTACCTCATTTGATGTGGGCACCTGCAATTACTTTATCAGTGATTATGATTTGTTTTAACTTATTAGCTGATGGATTACGGGATGCTTTTGATCCAAAAATGAATGATTAG